In Nocardioides daphniae, the DNA window AACCCACATGTCTCTCTCCCCAAAAGATCCTCAATATGGTGGTGGACATCCCCACGACTCCGACTCACCATTGATGCTGCATTAACAAAGGTATGGACCAGCCTGGCGCAGGGACAGACACCTTTAGCCCAGATCGCATAGTCACGTGTGACTAGTCACTAATGACTACATCGGGTGGGGGACGACCAGGGCCGAGACCGTGAAAACTCCGGCAGAAGCCCCACGCAGGCGTGGAAAGTGTGATGGGGTGTCCTCCGCGACTCACGTAGGCTGACCCTCATGTCCACGCCTGACCACTCGCCGAGTCGCAAGCGCCGCATCGCCCAGCACCTGGGGATCATGGCCGCCGTCTCCACCGCCCTCGGAGTCCTGGCTGCCGGCATGGTCATGCCGTTCGCCTTCGTCGCCAGCTCGATGGCCACCGACGTCTCCGAGCAGATGGAGGACCTCCCGGCCGAGCTCGACTTCAAGCCGCTCGCCCAGAAGACCAACGTCTACTCGGCGAAGGGTGACCTGATCGCCTCGTTCTACGACGAGAACAGGGTCACGGTCACCCTCAACCAGATCTCCAAGCCGATGGTGCAGGCCATCCTGGCGATCGAGGACTACCGCTTCTACGAGCACGGCGCGCTCGACCTCAAGGGCACCCTGCGCGCCCTCATCAGCAACCAGGCCGCCGACAACGTGGTCCAGGGTGGCTCCTCGATCACCCAGCAGATGGTGAAGCTGACCCTGGTCGACCAGGCGAAGGACGACCCGGAGGCCCGCGCCGCGGCCACCGACGACACGTACGAGCGCAAGCTGCGCGAGCTGCGCTACGCGATCGCGTTCGAGCAGAAGTACTCCAAGGACTGGATCCTGGAGCGCTACCTCAACATCGCCTACTTCGGCGACGGTGCCTACGGCGTCCAGGCCGCAGCCAAGCGCTACTTCAACAAGAACGCCAAGAAGCTGACGGTCAAGGAGGCCGCGCTGCTGGCGGGCATGGTGAAGAACCCGGTCGGCTACGACCCGGTCAACTACCCCGACCGCGCCAAGGCGCGTCGCAACGTGGTGCTCGCCCGGATGGCCCAGCTCAACGTGATCCCCGCCGAGCAGGCCGAGCGCCTGCAGGAGAAGGGTCTCGGTCTCGACCGCCAGCCCGCCGCCAACGGCTGCGTGAACTCCCCCGCCGCGTTCTTCTGCGACTACGTCTACCGCTACCTCCTCGAGGACAAGGCGCTGGGCAAGACCAAGGAGGAGCGTCGCGACCTGCTCCGCTCCGGCGGCCTGACGATCAAGACGACCGTCGACCTCAACTTCCAGAAGGCGGCCGACGAGTCGGTACGCCGTCGCGTCTTCCCCACCGACCAGGCGATCGGCGGCCTGGCCATGGTCGAGCCGCGCACCGGTGACGTGAAGGCGCTGGCCCAGTCGCGTCCGATGGGCACCAAGAAGAAGATCGGGCAGACGATGCTCAACTACGTCGTCCCGAAGCGGCTGGGTGACTCCAACGGTTTCCAGGCCGGCTCGACCTTCAAGGTCTTCGTGCTCGCAGCCGCGCTCAACCAGGGCAAGATCTCGATGACGCAGTCGATCAACTCGCCCCCGAAGATGATGTTCAACGAGAGTGAGTTCGAGGACTGCGACGGGGAGCCCTACGGCTACGCGCCCTTCGAGACGAACAACTCCACCCGGTCCGGGCCCATGAACATGTACACGGGCACCCGGCTCTCGGTGAACACCTACTTCCTGCAGCTGACGAGGTCGACCGGCCTCTGCGAGCCGTACGAGCTCGCCAAGGAGATGGGCATCGAGCTCACCAACCCCGAGGGCAAGGAGCCCGGCGGCGGCCTGCCCGAGCGGGTGCCCACCTTCGGGCTCGGCATCGCGGACACCAGCCCGCTCGAGGTCGCGGAGGCGTACGCGACCTTCGGCGGCCGCGGCCTGCACTGCGCCGCGCGGCCGGTCACCTCCATCGAGGACGCCGCCGGCAACGTGCTGAAGAACTACCCCAAGGACTGCACCCAGGTGCTGGCCGGCTCCGTCGCCGACGCGGTCAACGACGTGCTGCGCGGCGTCCAGGAGCCCGGCGGCTTCGGCTACGGCCGCGGCCTGGCTCTGCCGCAGCAGTCGGCTGGCAAGACCGGAACCACCAGCGACAACAAGGCCGTGTGGTTCGCGGGCTACACGCCCAACCTGGCGGCCGCCTCGATGATCGCCGGCGCCAACTCCTACGGCACCCCGATCACCCTCAACGGCCAGTCGGTCGGCGGCGCCTACGTCAGCTCCGCCTCCGGCTCCGGCACCGCCGGACCGATGTGGGGCGACGCGATGAAGGTGGTCGCCCAGTACCTGCCCGACGAGGAGTTCCAGCGGCCCTCCGGATCCCAGATCCTGGGTGCCCTCACCCCGGTGCCCTCGGTCAGCGGGATGACCATCGACAAGGCCACCAAGGTCCTCGAGGACGCCGGCTTCGAGGTCTCCGTCGGCGGCACGGTCAACTCCAACGTGAGCGAGGGCCTCGTCGCCTGGTCGTCGCCGGGCAGCGGCTCCTCGCTGAGCAGCGGCGACACGGTCTACATCTACCCGTCGTCAGGCTACGTGCCGAAGTCCAAGCCGAAGCCGAAGAAGAAGCCGCGCGGCGAAGGCCGGGGCCGCGGCCGCGGCGGGCCCAACCGCCGCTGAGGCACTTGCGTACGAGAACGGGTACCGAGGATGACCTCGGTGCCCGTTCTGCGTCTGTCTCGCCCCGCGGGTGGGTGGCTCAGCCGAGCTGGCGACGCACCTCGGCGGCGACGGCGCCACCGTCGGCGCGGCCCTTCACCTGCGGCGTCACGACACCCATGACCTTGCCCATCGCCTTCATCCCGTCGGCGGCGGCGCCAGTCTGCTCGATGGCGGCAGCGACGATCGCGGAGACCTCCTCGGCGGTGAGCGGGGTCGGGAGGTAGTCGGCGATGACCTCGGCCTCGGCCTTCTCCTTGGCCGCCATCTCGTCGCGCCCCGCCTCCGCGAAGGCGGCGTGCGCCTCGCGGCGCTTCTTCGCCTCGCTCGTCAGCACGGTCAGCACGTCGTCGTCGCTGAGCTCCTTGGCCTGCTTGCCGGCGACCTCGGCGTTGGTGATCGCGGTCAGCACCATGCGCAGCGTCGAGGAACGCACCTCGTCGCGGGCCTTGATGGCGGCGGTCAGGTCACTGCGGAGACGGTCCTTCAGCTCACTCATGGGACCAGTGTGTCAGGCATTGCCTGCTCCGGCACCGGGGCCGCCGCCCCCTTGTGCGGGGTTCGCCGACGTCATCGGTCGTCACGCCACGCACGGCTGGAAGGATCTTTCCCATGACCCGATCCCTTCGCTCCCGGGCGACCACCCGGCCGCGCGGGGCGGCCCTGCTGACCGGGCTGGTGCTCCTGGCAGGCTGCAGCTCACTCCAGGACGATGCCGACGAGCAGGCGGCGCAGCTGGCCGACGGCCCGCTGCTGTCGGGTCTGGAGCGCGAGATGCAGACGGCGGGAGCCACGACCGAGGAGGAGCGCGGCGCCGCGGCCGAAGCGTGGCTCTCCACACCGGCCCCGGC includes these proteins:
- a CDS encoding penicillin-binding protein codes for the protein MSTPDHSPSRKRRIAQHLGIMAAVSTALGVLAAGMVMPFAFVASSMATDVSEQMEDLPAELDFKPLAQKTNVYSAKGDLIASFYDENRVTVTLNQISKPMVQAILAIEDYRFYEHGALDLKGTLRALISNQAADNVVQGGSSITQQMVKLTLVDQAKDDPEARAAATDDTYERKLRELRYAIAFEQKYSKDWILERYLNIAYFGDGAYGVQAAAKRYFNKNAKKLTVKEAALLAGMVKNPVGYDPVNYPDRAKARRNVVLARMAQLNVIPAEQAERLQEKGLGLDRQPAANGCVNSPAAFFCDYVYRYLLEDKALGKTKEERRDLLRSGGLTIKTTVDLNFQKAADESVRRRVFPTDQAIGGLAMVEPRTGDVKALAQSRPMGTKKKIGQTMLNYVVPKRLGDSNGFQAGSTFKVFVLAAALNQGKISMTQSINSPPKMMFNESEFEDCDGEPYGYAPFETNNSTRSGPMNMYTGTRLSVNTYFLQLTRSTGLCEPYELAKEMGIELTNPEGKEPGGGLPERVPTFGLGIADTSPLEVAEAYATFGGRGLHCAARPVTSIEDAAGNVLKNYPKDCTQVLAGSVADAVNDVLRGVQEPGGFGYGRGLALPQQSAGKTGTTSDNKAVWFAGYTPNLAAASMIAGANSYGTPITLNGQSVGGAYVSSASGSGTAGPMWGDAMKVVAQYLPDEEFQRPSGSQILGALTPVPSVSGMTIDKATKVLEDAGFEVSVGGTVNSNVSEGLVAWSSPGSGSSLSSGDTVYIYPSSGYVPKSKPKPKKKPRGEGRGRGRGGPNRR
- a CDS encoding GatB/YqeY domain-containing protein, which produces MSELKDRLRSDLTAAIKARDEVRSSTLRMVLTAITNAEVAGKQAKELSDDDVLTVLTSEAKKRREAHAAFAEAGRDEMAAKEKAEAEVIADYLPTPLTAEEVSAIVAAAIEQTGAAADGMKAMGKVMGVVTPQVKGRADGGAVAAEVRRQLG